A DNA window from Trypanosoma brucei brucei TREU927 chromosome 10, whole genome shotgun sequence contains the following coding sequences:
- a CDS encoding protein kinase, putative (similar to SP:Q96PY6: Serine/threonine-protein kinase Nek1 (EC 2.7.1.37) (NimA-relatedprotein kinase 1) (NY-REN-55 antigen). {Homo sapiens;} curated by M. Parsons, P. Ward, J. Mottram) has protein sequence MEKYTKVRVLGKGSFGSAILIKRRSDNALFVIKEVFLGKLNEKERTEARQECRMLQKLNHPNIVRYVEHFENRNNLYIVMEYCDDGDLHGKIKRGPMNESRILYYYSQVCLAMEYLHSRHILHRDIKTMNVFLMKNGSVKLGDFGIATVLRNTMGMASTVCGTPYYFSPEICKNKPYNNKSDVWALGVLLYELATGRHPFDGNSMQQLMQRIVRGTYNPLPSHFSREFRKMVDWCLQKDPARRPSIRQMLAFPIVQRSLERLEEDLMLATQCRIRLKDIIEYDAAAENIPCCEPVTPRPQETPRGEQRHRQEPHPPEMSPGKMAAMALAGQHNRQQQQQAPECFVRQQHVSPRAAMAAGPPAVDPAAQRHADHAGLLAPKPNAAHAAADHGRLEIFRREAPPQCKRPLADIKQALPFSPYQRPHFQQVPCQPQYVANPYKQLMQQHFQQLQEKQRQPHQPQPDAQRQMQKNNEAKRGPDCKQGEGFEDRIKRINAIVERYAKDVDPKTLNTIHAYMKRKQEEYLQRQKEQKERLERRRQLRKQELLKVIEQQNRIARGEKVRKGVEQKQHAQKPVAEMKPLNPGQPAVGDRNAYPSPYKVLQSPPRGAQYPQQQNPVFGRDPRCVRAAPKESNPVSGGRNGNAIASPYCPNYHNAALREALKGPAPPVDSPGIPDNQRVRQLYQQPGMQPRGDGDSAARGVAASPRVVVYRDVVNLNDNPRRAEPSQLNAGQLEPKPQKGKRTADPSVHRHPLGRPKEPCPLVIPTADQVFQKQQPLRRQLKQQPLTNIVSAPLLPTPRAESPVAKAIVNHHDIKKLGSAEGDLRSPFANGTLGRRNSAPSISPSMEVTPSKNSPLNEKEAAVNKCHVRPTTASGFVAEGASATKDLPALRVTSPFSRLNLEDLPADVKVRRELQQQAKQHALLSQLKGDFNLHPAKRNDVVCGRSKSCAPEFVNARHKGGSPILYRRKDGFLPSNQRGGCSKSQEINGDDDSSKNEIGQPMLLAPLQCRAGVAAQGQCLSPAVFSMPVSPSAAPHGQRRQTFQRGGASRNNHVPQATPPDAAPSMVVAKINPKVHQPAPTREKKPDNGRSPAFEESIHTPILVDICYGVAPTSEEALNKKAAFEGDSTPVLPSINDVTADPPDVAQQWRNFVDKNANGKAPYRALCSHLVGMGFHNNMKLPGHADEMAVFQKVDGPRPCIPSTLEVLVGTSVSKKHSPVTSSSGSDTTAFDAETRGRERCSDELPSLTSIPCIISPTSVACAAGEGCQSKPYGLQKDSDAEETGGFIGLEDDPRASRDDEGRQGSTGSVQVLPEASLDGYLSMLDHLRGLLYNNPSQAKKASAGNNSDKKNVKEREPSLLSAEEVRNLVDRCERLSRSEATRATSPNQGAIGVHVVSLNFPTSSVDGCEENKEGESRDDESDLDDEEDLDEAIMEVSDVEFGDDVPLTAPQSAGISEAYQCDIENDGFLPRVVNVDSQGNCSEGGNDARTERRKEEKETAIGGAA, from the coding sequence ATGGAGAAATACACAAAGGTACGCGTCCTTGGTAAAGGAAGCTTCGGTAGTGCCATTCTCATCAAGCGGAGAAGCGATAATGCACTCTTCGTCATCAAGGAGGTATTCCTTGGGAAGTTGAACGAAAAGGAGCGAACGGAGGCTCGACAGGAGTGCCGTATGCTCCAGAAACTCAACCACCCTAACATTGTTCGCTACGTGGAGCATTTCGAGAACCGAAATAACCTGTATATTGTGATGGAGTATTGCGATGATGGAGACCTACACGGTAAAATAAAGCGCGGCCCCATGAACGAGAGCAGAATATTGTATTACTATTCCCAAGTCTGCCTGGCCATGGAGTACTTGCATTCCCGGCACATTCTCCACCGGGACATCAAAACCATGAATGTATTTCTTATGAAAAACGGGTCCGTGAAGTTGGGTGACTTTGGGATTGCCACAGTGTTGCGAAACACAATGGGTATGGCAAGCACTGTTTGTGGCACCCCGTACTACTTTTCACCGGAAATCTGCAAGAACAAACCGTACAACAATAAATCTGATGTGTGGGCACTCGGCGTGCTTCTCTACGAGCTGGCCACAGGTCGGCACCCTTTCGACGGGAACAGCATGCAACAGCTCATGCAACGCATAGTGAGGGGGACGTACAATCCTCTGCCATCGCATTTTTCACGCGAATTCCGTAAGATGGTCGACTGGTGCCTCCAGAAGGACCCGGCACGGCGGCCAAGTATTAGACAGATGCTCGCCTTTCCGATTGTGCAGCGGTCGCTTGAGCGGTTAGAAGAGGATCTCATGCTAGCCACGCAGTGTAGGATACGTCTCAAAGACATAATTGAGTACGATGCTGCAGCGGAAAACATTCCGTGCTGTGAGCCCGTTACTCCACGCCCACAGGAGACTCCTCGGGGGGAGCAACGCCACCGTCAGGAGCCCCACCCGCCTGAGATGTCACCGGGTAAAATGGCAGCCATGGCCCTAGCAGGACAGCACAATcgccaacaacagcaacaggcaCCAGAGTGTTTTGTGCGACAGCAACATGTTTCTCCACGGGCGGCGATGGCTGCTGGACCACCAGCTGTTGATCCAGCTGCGCAGAGGCATGCAGACCATGCCGGTCTACTTGCTCCGAAACCTAACGCGGCGCATGCGGCGGCAGATCATGGCAGGTTAGAAATCTTTCGGCGGGAGGCTCCACCGCAGTGCAAGCGTCCGCTAGCTGATATCAAGCAGGCTTTACCCTTTTCCCCATATCAAAGGCCCCATTTTCAGCAGGTTCCGTGCCAACCCCAGTATGTGGCAAACCCTTACAAACAGCTGATGCAGCAGCACTTTCAACAACTACAGGAAAAACAGCGGCAGCCACATCAACCGCAGCCGGACGCGCAGCGCCagatgcaaaaaaataacgaaGCGAAACGAGGCCCCGACTGCAAACAGGGTGAAGGGTTTGAGGACAGGATCAAACGTATCAATGCTATCGTAGAGCGTTATGCCAAGGATGTGGATCCTAAGACGCTCAACACCATTCATGCCTATATGAAGCGCAAGCAGGAGGAATACCTGCAGCGACAGAAGGAACAGAAAGAGAGGTTGGAGCGGCGAAGGCAACTTAGAAAGCAAGAGCTTTTGAAGGTGATTGAACAGCAAAATAGGATAGCGCGGGGTGAAAAAGTACGTAAGGGCGTGGAGCAGAAGCAACACGCACAGAAACCTGTTGCGGAAATGAAGCCCCTTAACCCAGGTCAACCCGCGGTGGGCGACAGAAATGCGTACCCATCACCATACAAAGTTTTACAATCGCCACCTCGCGGTGCCCAGTACCCACAGCAGCAGAATCCAGTGTTCGGTCGTGATCCCCGTTGTGTTAGAGCCGCCCCTAAGGAATCTAACCCAGTTTCTGGAGGGCGAAATGGAAACGCTATTGCATCACCTTATTGTCCCAATTATCACAATGCGGCCCTACGTGAAGCTCTGAAGGGGCCAGCGCCACCAGTGGATTCCCCTGGAATTCCAGATAACCAAAGGGTGCGGCAATTGTATCAGCAACCAGGGATGCAACCAAGGGGCGATGGCGACTCGGCTGCACGCGGTGTTGCTGCCTCTCCTCGAGTTGTTGTGTACAGAGATGTTGTTAACCTGAACGATAACCCAAGACGTGCGGAACCTTCTCAGCTGAATGCTGGGCAGCTTGAACCAAAGCCGCAGAAGGGTAAGCGAACCGCAGATCCATCGGTTCACCGACATCCTCTTGGGAGACCAAAGGAGCCGTGTCCACTGGTAATACCGACAGCAGACCAGGTCTTCCAAAAACAGCAACCGCTGCGGCGGCAGTTAAAACAACAGCCCCTAACAAACATAGTTTCTGCCCCGCTTCTCCCCACCCCGCGTGCTGAGAGCCCAGTTGCAAAGGCTATAGTCAACCACCACGACATAAAAAAACTGGGTTCTGCGGAAGGGGATTTGCGGTCGCCGTTTGCGAACGGTACGCTGGGTCGTCGTAATAGTGCCCCATCAATTTCCCCATCGATGGAGGTAACGCCTTCTAAGAATTCACCCTTAAACGAGAAGGAAGCTGCCGTCAATAAATGTCATGTTAGGCCAACCACGGCATCAGGCTTTGTCGCGGAAGGTGCGTCGGCTACCAAGGATTTACCCGCTCTGAGGGTGACTTCACCATTTTCGCGTTTAAACCTCGAAGACCTGCCGGCTGATGTGAAGGTGCGACGTGAGCTTCAACAGCAGGCAAAACAACATGCCCTTTTGTCACAACTAAAGGGGGATTTCAATTTGCATCCGGCAAAGAGAAATGATGTGGTTTGCGGTCGGTCTAAGAGCTGCGCACCAGAGTTCGTCAACGCCAGGCATAAAGGGGGTTCGCCTATTTTGTATCGAAGAAAAGATGGCTTCCTCCCGTCCAACCAGCGCGGCGGTTGTTCCAAGAGCCAAGAAATAAATGGGGACGACGATAGTTCAAAGAATGAAATCGGTCAGCCGATGCTTCTGGCACCACTTCAGTGTCGTGCGGGTGTGGCAGCTCAAGGACAGTGCCTGTCCCCCGCTGTTTTCTCGATGCCCGTTAGCCCGTCTGCAGCACCACATGGCCAGAGGAGGCAAACGTTTCAGCGTGGTGGGGCCAGCCGGAACAATCATGTGCCTCAGGCTACACCTCCTGATGCCGCACCGTCTATGGTTGTTGCAAAAATAAATCCGAAGGTGCACCAACCGGCCCCCACGCGTGAGAAAAAGCCAGACAACGGCCGTTCTCCTGCCTTCGAAGAATCCATTCACACACCCATCCTAGTTGACATATGCTATGGCGTTGCCCCAACGAGCGAGGAGGCCTTGAACAAGAAAGCGGCCTTCGAAGGTGATAGCACTCCAGTGCTTCCATCAATCAATGATGTAACTGCCGATCCACCTGATGTGGCGCAGCAGTGGCGAAATTTTGTGGATAAAAATGCAAACGGGAAAGCTCCATATCGCGCTCTGTGCTCACACTTAGTGGGTATGGGATTTCACAATAACATGAAGCTTCCCGGACACGCGGATGAGATGGCTGTTTTTCAGAAGGTTGATGGGCCACGACCCTGTATCCCAAGTACCCTTGAGGTTCTTGTCGGTACTAGCGTGTCGAAAAAGCATTCACCAGTGACGTCAAGCAGTGGAAGTGACACAACTGCTTTTGATGCAGAAACAAGAGGAAGGGAGCGCTGCTCGGATGAGCTTCCATCCCTAACTAGTATTCCGTGTATTATTTCACCAACTAGCGTCGCCTGTGCGGCTGGGGAAGGGTGCCAAAGCAAACCATATGGTTTACAGAAAGACTCAGATGCGGAAGAGACGGGCGGTTTTATAGGTTTGGAAGACGACCCGCGCGCCTCTCGTGATGATGAGGGTAGGCAGGGAAGCACCGGCTCTGTTCAGGTGCTCCCTGAGGCTTCGCTAGATGGCTACCTCTCAATGCTCGATCATCTGCGCGGTCTTCTTTATAACAATCCTTCACAGGCAAAAAAAGCGAGTGCAGGAAACAacagtgacaaaaaaaatgttaaggAACGGGAGCCATCGCTACTGAGCGCAGAGGAAGTGAGGAACTTGGTGGATAGATGTGAGCGTCTTTCCCGCAGTGAAGCAACACGGGCCACGTCCCCAAACCAGGGAGCCATTGGGGTGCACGTAGTTTCATTAAATTTCCCCACCTCGTCGGTGGATGGGTGCgaggaaaataaggaaggggAGTCGCGGGACGACGAGTCCGACCTCGACGACGAAGAAGATTTGGACGAAGCTATTATGGAAGTTAGTGATGTGGAATTTGGCGATGATGTACCGCTTACAGCACCTCAGAGTGCAGGAATTAGCGAAGCATATCAATGCGATATTGAGAATGACGGATTTCTTCCACGTGTTGTTAACGTGGATTCCCAGGGAAACTGCAGCGAAGGTGGAAATGATGCCCGGACTGAGCGGcgcaaggaggaaaaggaaacagccATTGGTGGGGCTGCGTGA
- a CDS encoding U2 small nuclear ribonucleoprotein 40K, with protein MRLTLDTIRRAPQFTNALRQRELDLRGLGITVLEEHTLTFLNDSFDVLNLSQNPLARLEYFPGDSAPLATAAAQNGSAKPASRMMLRLQTLVVHRNRLTHVSEATCATVLPNLRAFVADHNEFRELRDLLFLSHWKKLEILSIEHNPITISEDNARLRAFVVFLCPTLKLVNYQRVTQVDRQNVETMRKEFVGLVEGWRRLEAKQLLQQNSAPTEADASASESVKKIRKRSRHAREAASKNGSADTAPEPAASKVETFATPVAAEAGEEEEASNALQARLEALEEKMAAAETEEELMELQQELTELETLMKHQQASKGTKKTRTS; from the coding sequence ATGAGGCTGACTCTTGACACCATCAGACGGGCACCGCAGTTCACCAATGCGTTGCGTCAGCGCGAATTGGACCTTCGTGGCCTCGGGATAACCGTCCTTGAGGAGCACACGCTTACATTTTTGAATGACAGCTTTGACGTACTGAATCTTTCGCAAAACCCGCTGGCGCGGCTGGAGTACTTTCCTGGCGACAGCGCGCCGTTAGCGACGGCAGCGGCTCAGAACGGCTCAGCCAAACCGGCGAGTAGGATGATGCTGCGGTTACAAACGCTTGTTGTGCACCGTAACCGTCTTACACATGTGAGTGAAGCAACATGTGCAACTGTGCTACCGAATTTGCGTGCCTTCGTAGCGGACCACAACGAGTTCCGGGAACTGCGTGatcttttgttcctttcacACTGGAAGAAATTGGAAATTCTCTCTATTGAGCACAATCCAATTACCATTAGCGAAGATAATGCGCGCCTCCGGGCAtttgtcgtttttttgtgCCCAACTCTGAAACTAGTCAACTACCAACGCGTTACACAGGTCGACAGGCAGAACGTGGAAACGATGCGGAAAGAGTTTGTTGGGCTTGTGGAGGGATGGCGCCGCCTTGAGGCGAaacaactcctgcaacaAAACAGTGCACCCACTGAAGCCGATGCGAGTGCCTCAGAATCTGTTAAGAAAATACGAAAACGCAGTCGCCACGCACGTGAGGCAGCTTCCAAAAACGGCAGTGCCGATACTGCACCTGAACCGGCGGCATCTAAGGTGGAAACTTTCGCTACTCCTGTTGCAGCAGAAGctggtgaggaggaggaggcaagCAACGCCCTGCAAGCCCGGCTCGAGGCTCTAGAGGAAAAGATGGCAGCAGCGGAGACAGAAGAGGAACTAATGGAACTTCAGCAGGAACTCACGGAGTTGGAGACCTTAATGAAGCATCAGCAGGCTTCTAAAGGGACAAAGAAGACTCGCACATCATAA